A window of Candidatus Aminicenantes bacterium genomic DNA:
TGCCGGAACTGGGGACCGAGAACGGCCACGATTACTATTACGGCTACGGGAAAAAGCCCGGAAAAGCTAAAAAAGAAACTCCCCACCACATTGAACTGGCCAACTTCATGGATGCCGATTCCGCAATGGCCGAGAGTTACCGCAATATCCGCACTTCCATCATGCTGTCAACCGCGGACGGCCCGCCCCAGTTGATCGCCATGTCCTCATCCCTTCCCCGTGAAGGCAAAACCGCAACCGTGGTCAACCTGGCGGTTTCGTTCACCAAGCTGGGGAAACGCGTATTGATCATTGACGGCGACTTGCGCAAGCCCATGATCCACAAGATTTTCAACTGTAAAAACACAAACGGCCTGTCATCTTTCCTGGTTTCCAGGGAGCCGTCTGAAGAGCTTTTTGTCAAAACCAGGGTTCCCAATCTCTTTGTGATCCCTTCCGGACCCATTCCTCCCAACCCCACGGAGATCCTGGATTCCAAGCGCATGGAAGACCTGATCAAGAAGCTGCGCCAGCACTTTGACCTGATCTTTATTGACGCGCCGCCCCTGGTGGGAATTGTGGATCCCGTAATTATCGGCCGCATGGCGGATGCCATGATCCTGGTGGTGTGGTGGGGAAAAACCAATCGCAAGGCCGTGGTGGGGGTCAAGAGCGAGTTGGCCAGGTTCCGCATCCGCTTGTTGGGAGCCATCCTGAACAAGGTAAATCTCAAGAAAGGCGAGGGCTATGGCTACCGTTACGGTTACAGTCGCTACACCTACGAATACAAATCCGACGAATCCCGCGCCTGAATTGTGGGCGATGTTGAGTTGATGTAGTCCAATCCATGCAGCCATCACAAAGTGATTCCGCAGACTTTTCAAAGGTTTTGCCGGGATTTGTGGATCTTCACACTCACCTGGTACCCGGCGTGGACGACGGAGCGCAGTCTCTCGAGGATTCGTTGCGGATGCTCAACCGGGCTTTCAGTAACGGTACGACCGTGCTCGCCGCGACACCCCATGTGTACCCGGGAGTACAGAAAGACAACGAAATAGAAACATTGCTCCAGGCCCGGGACCAATGGGTCGAGTGGGCCGGACGTGAATGCCCGCAAGTGCGTGTGATGGCCGGGGCGGAAATCCACTGCACCCACGCTCTGAGTGACACCCTGGCTCGTTTCAAGCGACGTTTGAGCCTCAACGCGGGCGACTACTTTCTGCTGGAGTTCCCCTTTGACATGCTTTTCCCCGGCCTGGACGAATTGTTGTTCATATTGCAGGGGGACGGCTGGATTCCCGTGATCGCGCACCCGGAACGCAACGCCGTGATTCAGCGGAACCCGGAGGTTCTCTCGCGCCTGGTAAGAGCCGGGGCCCTGACCCAGGTGAACGCGGGCAGCCTGATGGGCTGGTTCGGCGAGGCCGCCCGGCAAAGCGCGGTGCGGCTGCTGCGCAGCAACCTGGTTCACGTGGTGGCATCCGACGCCCACTGGCCGGATGAACGCCCGGCGGATCTATCCGGCGCTTTCGCTGTTTTAACCGACCTGGGCGTGGAGTATCCTGACCTGCTCCTGCGCCGCAATCCGGAGCACATCCTGCAAAACCGGGGAATCGAGCATATGCCGGAATCCAGCCCGCCCGCAACCGCCGGCCGCGGCTTCTTTTCGCGCCTGATCCGGCATTTTCAAGACGATTGATGACGGGATCCAGACAAAACATTTTCCGCTTGCGCATTCTCCAGGGTTTGATCCTGCTGGTGCCGCTGCCTTTCGGGAGCGCCCCCGAACCGTTCGTCACCATATTTTCCCTGGTACTGGTGATCTGGATCGCCCTGGCATGGCCGGATATTGAGGGTTTGATTCCGCTTCCCGGCGGGCGGTGGTTGGCCCGCCTTGTGATGTTGCTGCCTGTTGTCGCCCTGGTCCAGTTGATTCCTTTGCCGCGCGGGCTTGTGGGCGCGATTCATCCCGGGGCGTTGCCGCTGCTGGACTCTCTGCCCATGGCCGCATCGGATTGGTTGCCATTGAGCCTGGCTCCGGGGATCACGTTTGGCGTAGCCCTGCACCTGCTGGCGCTGACTCTTTTCTTTATTACTTTCCTGCGCTTGCCGGTAGGGCGCCTCGAAGCCAGGGGAATATCTTTCGCGCTGCTGGTTTCCGCGGGTGTGCAGGTCTTGATCGGGGCCACGCGCATGTTGATGCCGAACGGCAAATTTTTCCTCTTTTTTTACCCGGTTGACAACCCCATGCCGTGGGCGGCCCTGACCGGGACTTTCGTGGACGCCGCCCAGGCCGCTCTCTTTATCGGCATGGCGTTGCTGGCGGGTTTGGGAATGTGGGCGGCGGAGGCCGGCTTGTTTTCTTCGCGCGGACCCCGGCCGTCTACGCTGAAACAATGGCTTTTTCCGGGATCAATAACCGGATCCCACC
This region includes:
- a CDS encoding polysaccharide biosynthesis tyrosine autokinase produces the protein LLDQLVRKQKESLLTSRLEGLQTSNIKIIDRAEVPRGPISSSKQMVGIKAVFIGVFLGLFLVFALDWLDKSIKTPEEAEQHLRIPTLGMVPELGTENGHDYYYGYGKKPGKAKKETPHHIELANFMDADSAMAESYRNIRTSIMLSTADGPPQLIAMSSSLPREGKTATVVNLAVSFTKLGKRVLIIDGDLRKPMIHKIFNCKNTNGLSSFLVSREPSEELFVKTRVPNLFVIPSGPIPPNPTEILDSKRMEDLIKKLRQHFDLIFIDAPPLVGIVDPVIIGRMADAMILVVWWGKTNRKAVVGVKSELARFRIRLLGAILNKVNLKKGEGYGYRYGYSRYTYEYKSDESRA
- a CDS encoding tyrosine protein phosphatase, with protein sequence MQPSQSDSADFSKVLPGFVDLHTHLVPGVDDGAQSLEDSLRMLNRAFSNGTTVLAATPHVYPGVQKDNEIETLLQARDQWVEWAGRECPQVRVMAGAEIHCTHALSDTLARFKRRLSLNAGDYFLLEFPFDMLFPGLDELLFILQGDGWIPVIAHPERNAVIQRNPEVLSRLVRAGALTQVNAGSLMGWFGEAARQSAVRLLRSNLVHVVASDAHWPDERPADLSGAFAVLTDLGVEYPDLLLRRNPEHILQNRGIEHMPESSPPATAGRGFFSRLIRHFQDD